Proteins encoded together in one Campylobacter concisus window:
- a CDS encoding type II secretion system protein, whose product MVKRGFSLIELILSIVVVAIISTSIPLVLKTTSELNQKAVTQESLMNAKTYMGLILKAPFSDKVIKVSTNIGGSSAETAYFFPIILKPGDHRNEFYKINKITGDGHRVFAYENSPDLAPDAAVRSVDYYKTKNKNLNTANQSRDYIVGSEYNVRIKNGNGDFKPNLGLDNSDVKEIIVTATSYKNNTKQETTSVLRAYAFNLGEGGSLNTKVWK is encoded by the coding sequence TTGGTAAAAAGAGGCTTTTCTCTTATAGAGCTTATCCTCTCGATAGTCGTTGTAGCGATCATCAGCACGTCGATACCGCTTGTGCTAAAGACCACATCTGAGCTAAATCAAAAGGCGGTTACACAAGAGAGCTTGATGAATGCTAAGACCTACATGGGGCTTATCTTAAAAGCTCCTTTTAGCGACAAGGTCATCAAGGTCTCGACAAATATCGGCGGCAGTAGCGCTGAGACAGCCTACTTTTTTCCTATCATCTTAAAGCCAGGTGATCATAGAAACGAATTTTATAAGATAAATAAAATAACAGGCGATGGACATAGAGTTTTTGCCTATGAAAATTCACCAGATCTAGCACCTGATGCGGCAGTGAGGTCTGTGGATTATTACAAAACAAAAAATAAAAATTTAAACACAGCAAATCAAAGCAGAGACTATATAGTTGGCTCAGAATATAACGTCAGAATAAAAAATGGTAATGGGGATTTTAAGCCAAATTTAGGGCTAGACAACAGCGACGTAAAAGAGATAATTGTAACTGCTACTTCGTATAAAAACAACACAAAACAAGAGACTACATCAGTGCTAAGAGCTTACGCTTTTAATCTAGGTGAGGGCGGCTCGCTAAATACGAAAGTGTGGAAATGA
- the rpsR gene encoding 30S ribosomal protein S18, with product MAEKRKYSRKYCKFTEAKIDFIDYKDTSLLKYCLSERFKIMPRRLTGTSKRYQEMVEKAIKRARHAAIIPYIVDRKDVATNPFEGL from the coding sequence ATGGCAGAAAAAAGAAAATATTCACGCAAATATTGCAAATTTACAGAAGCAAAAATTGATTTTATAGACTACAAAGACACTTCACTTTTGAAGTATTGCTTGTCAGAGAGATTTAAAATCATGCCAAGACGCCTAACTGGCACATCAAAAAGATACCAAGAGATGGTAGAAAAAGCGATCAAGAGAGCTCGCCACGCAGCTATCATACCTTACATAGTTGATCGCAAAGACGTAGCTACAAACCCTTTTGAAGGTCTATAA
- a CDS encoding prepilin-type N-terminal cleavage/methylation domain-containing protein, with protein sequence MKRAFTLLELVVVIVVLGIIAMMSFNAIMNIYSNYFQTKTVNELETQTEIALEQISKRLEHRIKPSVIARKTDGAFLALNDSGVNLNAEYEILEFIPYAYEIFNDVPSGNKAGRYSGYADLAKSSPATGLISPGSNFSTEVVETIKDLTCREDTNATCVDFKDKDGGVVAIFSDVYYNVQNSFGYKDISNLDIAKVGVKSTDGDTLEISGFANKQISEQYHLAYTANAIVPEQSADPKDAANGVFDLNLYYDYRPWMGEKYKQNGEKATLAKNVTRFVFTEKNGVIVLKLCMRAKNSEITICKSKAVY encoded by the coding sequence ATGAAAAGAGCCTTTACTCTTCTTGAGCTTGTAGTCGTTATCGTCGTGCTTGGTATCATTGCTATGATGAGCTTTAACGCCATAATGAACATCTACTCAAACTACTTTCAAACAAAGACAGTAAATGAGCTCGAGACGCAAACGGAGATCGCACTGGAGCAAATTTCAAAGAGGCTAGAGCACCGCATAAAGCCAAGCGTGATCGCTAGAAAAACTGATGGAGCTTTTTTGGCGCTAAACGATAGCGGGGTAAATTTAAATGCCGAGTATGAAATTTTAGAATTTATCCCCTATGCGTATGAAATTTTTAACGATGTGCCTTCTGGTAATAAAGCAGGCAGATATAGTGGCTATGCGGATCTTGCTAAGAGCTCGCCAGCAACTGGTCTGATAAGTCCTGGAAGTAATTTTTCTACCGAAGTTGTTGAAACCATAAAAGATCTAACTTGCAGGGAAGATACAAATGCCACTTGTGTTGATTTTAAAGATAAAGATGGTGGCGTTGTAGCGATATTTTCTGATGTTTATTACAATGTGCAAAACTCTTTTGGGTATAAAGATATTTCAAATTTAGACATAGCAAAAGTTGGTGTAAAAAGCACTGATGGCGATACTCTAGAAATTTCTGGTTTTGCAAACAAGCAAATTTCAGAACAGTATCATCTAGCCTACACAGCAAATGCCATAGTGCCAGAGCAAAGCGCTGATCCAAAAGATGCGGCAAATGGCGTCTTTGATCTAAATTTATACTACGACTATCGTCCATGGATGGGAGAAAAATATAAACAAAATGGCGAAAAAGCAACCCTCGCCAAAAACGTTACGAGGTTTGTCTTTACTGAAAAAAATGGCGTCATCGTGCTAAAACTTTGCATGAGGGCAAAAAACTCAGAGATAACCATCTGTAAGTCAAAGGCGGTTTATTGA
- a CDS encoding single-stranded DNA-binding protein — MFNKVVLVGNLTRDIELRYTTSGVAIGNSSIAVTRKITSNGERRDETCFIDISFFGKSAEIANQYLNKGSKLLIEGRLKFDQWTDNNGQNRSKHSIAVESMEMLGSNNQTQQGGYSMNSQNSGGYGQQGGYQNNQYNRQQEARPQAAPQRKQESYSEVPDIDVDADSFNNEEIPF; from the coding sequence ATGTTCAATAAAGTAGTATTAGTTGGAAATTTAACCAGAGATATAGAGCTTAGATATACTACTAGCGGCGTTGCCATAGGAAATTCTAGTATAGCTGTGACACGCAAAATCACCTCAAATGGGGAAAGAAGAGATGAGACTTGCTTTATTGATATATCATTTTTTGGCAAGAGTGCAGAGATAGCAAACCAATATCTCAACAAGGGATCGAAGCTGCTTATCGAAGGAAGACTTAAATTTGACCAATGGACCGACAATAACGGACAAAACCGCTCAAAACACTCTATCGCCGTTGAGAGCATGGAAATGCTTGGCTCAAATAACCAAACGCAACAAGGCGGATACTCTATGAATAGCCAAAATAGCGGTGGCTACGGACAGCAAGGCGGATATCAAAATAACCAATATAACCGCCAACAAGAAGCTAGACCGCAAGCTGCGCCGCAAAGAAAGCAAGAGAGTTATTCAGAAGTTCCTGATATAGACGTTGATGCTGATAGCTTCAACAATGAAGAAATACCGTTTTAA
- the holA gene encoding DNA polymerase III subunit delta gives MYRKDLELNLANANLSNYFLLFGADEFQIELFGKEILSFYTSEDANLLSLYFDEYNYVQASSHLSEQSLFGGKNILYVKSDKKIPAKELKELISLCAKSQDNYFLFELYEADMKLVFDTQKAFGANFARFFKPTTPDEAINLLAKNSAKIGLNITKNALYELYFTHNENLYLAASELTKLKSLNAHIEQDDVKRLVFGLGGINFDDFFNKFMALKDIKNDFFTYLEDPNFNEILLLNSLYKAFFRLFKIYSYIKINGRLNLDEAIGYQPPVNVANLLKANSLKLSLNAYLEIFKTLNLAELELKTNTKMDKEIFVLSIILNLQHLISTANIK, from the coding sequence TTCAGATCGAGCTTTTTGGCAAGGAAATTTTGAGCTTTTATACAAGCGAAGATGCAAATTTATTAAGCCTTTATTTTGACGAGTACAACTACGTGCAAGCAAGCTCTCACCTAAGCGAGCAGTCGCTTTTTGGTGGCAAAAATATCCTCTATGTAAAAAGCGACAAAAAGATCCCGGCAAAAGAACTAAAAGAGCTCATCTCGCTTTGCGCAAAAAGCCAGGACAATTACTTTTTGTTTGAGCTTTATGAGGCCGATATGAAGCTAGTTTTTGATACGCAAAAGGCTTTTGGGGCAAATTTTGCGAGATTTTTCAAGCCCACAACTCCAGATGAGGCGATAAATTTACTAGCCAAAAACTCGGCCAAAATAGGCCTAAACATAACCAAAAACGCACTTTATGAGCTTTATTTTACTCATAATGAAAATTTATACCTTGCAGCAAGTGAGCTAACGAAGCTAAAGAGCCTAAACGCTCATATCGAACAAGACGATGTAAAAAGGCTGGTTTTTGGGCTTGGCGGGATAAATTTTGATGATTTTTTCAATAAATTTATGGCTCTAAAAGATATAAAAAACGACTTTTTTACCTACTTAGAAGATCCAAATTTTAATGAAATTTTACTTCTAAACTCACTTTACAAAGCATTTTTTAGGCTATTTAAAATTTACTCTTACATCAAGATAAATGGCCGCTTAAATTTAGATGAAGCGATCGGTTATCAGCCACCAGTAAATGTGGCAAATTTACTAAAAGCAAATAGCTTAAAGCTAAGTTTAAATGCCTATTTGGAGATATTTAAAACGCTAAATTTAGCCGAGCTAGAGTTAAAAACAAATACGAAAATGGATAAAGAAATTTTCGTCTTATCGATCATTTTAAATCTGCAACACCTCATATCAACAGCAAATATTAAGTAA
- the hpf gene encoding ribosome hibernation-promoting factor, HPF/YfiA family: MNISIVGKQFELTEPIKNYIQDAFDTLGKYNLDIISARCVVGADEKQGKKGFNAEFSLNMAHKDTIVVRQKDKDLYAAIDLAIEKASKVLRREHDKKFTVKGKADDKEFRSRIGEEKIEGVEEIVPMELEIYKPLEVEEALDKLKSSDKQFYVFNDVDAKMRVIYKRTDGTFGLY, translated from the coding sequence ATGAACATAAGCATTGTAGGAAAACAATTTGAGCTAACAGAGCCCATCAAAAACTACATCCAAGACGCTTTTGACACCCTTGGCAAGTACAACCTTGACATCATCTCAGCAAGATGCGTAGTAGGAGCGGATGAAAAGCAAGGTAAAAAGGGCTTTAATGCAGAATTTTCTCTAAATATGGCTCACAAAGACACGATAGTCGTTCGCCAAAAAGATAAAGATCTCTATGCAGCGATCGATCTTGCTATCGAAAAGGCTTCAAAAGTTTTAAGAAGAGAGCACGATAAGAAATTTACAGTAAAAGGCAAGGCTGATGATAAAGAATTTCGCTCGAGAATAGGCGAAGAAAAGATCGAAGGTGTTGAGGAGATCGTGCCTATGGAGCTTGAAATTTACAAACCTCTTGAGGTAGAAGAAGCACTTGATAAACTAAAATCAAGCGATAAACAATTTTACGTATTTAACGACGTCGATGCCAAAATGCGCGTCATCTACAAAAGAACAGACGGAACTTTCGGTCTATACTAA
- the rpsF gene encoding 30S ribosomal protein S6, whose translation MKHYELLFILKPTLTEEEVKAKVDFVKEVITKNGGEIATVVEMGTRKLAYAIKKYERGTYFVIYYKAPPALLAELTRNVRITEDIIRFLSVKYENKREIAAWERLCKGIKQTIKKETREPRAPREPRAEKVDEQTFTEE comes from the coding sequence ATGAAACATTACGAGCTTTTATTTATTCTTAAGCCGACATTGACGGAAGAGGAAGTTAAAGCTAAGGTTGATTTCGTAAAAGAAGTCATAACAAAAAACGGCGGCGAGATCGCTACTGTCGTTGAGATGGGCACTAGAAAACTAGCTTATGCCATCAAAAAATATGAGCGTGGAACATATTTTGTTATCTACTACAAAGCTCCACCAGCACTTCTTGCAGAGCTTACAAGAAACGTAAGGATCACTGAAGATATCATAAGATTTTTAAGCGTTAAATATGAAAACAAACGCGAAATCGCAGCTTGGGAAAGACTTTGCAAAGGTATCAAGCAAACTATAAAAAAAGAGACTCGCGAGCCAAGAGCACCACGTGAGCCAAGAGCTGAAAAAGTAGACGAGCAAACATTTACAGAAGAATAA